In Bradyrhizobium sp. WBOS07, the genomic window GCCGCGCCACGCTCGGCTGCGAGGTGCGGATCGTCGATGAGAACGACCAACCCGTGCCGGCAGGCGCCGTCGGCGAGATCGTGGTGCGCGGCGACACCGTGATGATGGGCTATTGGGAGCGGCCGGAGGAGACCGCGCGCGCCGTCATCGACGGCTGGATGCATACGGGCGACGGCGGCTACATGGACGAGGACGGCTTCATCTATGTCGTCGACCGCGTCAAGGACATGATCATCTCTGGCGGCGAGAACGTGTACTCGGTCGAGGTCGAGAACGCGCTGGCGCAGCATCCGTCGGTGCTGCAATGCGCCGTCATCGGAATTCCCAACGAGCAATGGGGAGAGCAGGTCCACGCCGTCGTGGTCAGACGCAGCGGCGTCGAGGTCTCGCCCGGCGAACTGATCGAGTTCACGAAGACGTTGATTGCGGGCTACAAATGTCCCCGCAGCATCGAGATCACCGAGGCACCGCTGCCGCTGTCCGGCGCCGGCAAGGTGCTGAAGCGCGAACTGCGCAGGCCGTTCTGGGAAGGCCGGGAACGGCGGGTCAGCTGACGGCTCCCACGCGTTAAGGCGTGCCGCCGTGGGTGCGTGCGAAGTTTCATGTTTCCACATCGCGGTCGCGCGGGTATCTCTTGCGGGACTCATCGGGAACATCCAATCTTGGTCGAGACGCGCGAGCTCAAGCTTGACATCGAACGCATCGGCACGGTCTCTGCGATCCTGAGGCAGCCGGGCCGTGCGCGTGCCTGCTACGTGCTGGCGCATGGCGCCGGGGCCGATATGCGCCATTCCTTCATGGAGAGGGTCGCGGAGGGGCTTGCGAACCGCGGCATCGCGACCTTCCGCTTCAATTTCCCCTACATGGAGAAGAAGCTGGGGCGTCCCGACCAGCCCGCTGTCGCGCATGCCGCCATTCGGGCGGCAGTCGAGGAGGCGGCGCGGCTGTGCCCGGAATCGAAGCTCGTCGCGGGGGGAAAGTCGTTCGGTGGCCGCATGACCTCGCAAGCGCAGTCGAAGTCTCCGCTGCCAGGCGTGAGAGGTCTCGCCTTCCTCGGCTTCCCCCTGCATGCCGCGAAGAAGCCGTCCTCCGAGCGCGCCGAGCATCTCGCCGGCATCACCGTCCCGATGCTATTCCTGCAAGGCACGCGTGACGAGCTTGCCGATCTTGGCCACCTCACGCCGGTCATCGCGCAGCTCGGAGCGAAGGCGACGCTGCATCAGGTCGAAGGCGGGGATCACTCGTTTGCGGTGCTGAAGAAGTCCGGCCGCACCAACGACGAGGCGCTCACCGAGGTGCTGGACACGCTCGCGGCCTGGATCGACCAAGTCACCTGAAGCTCACGCCGCATAAAGTCCCTTGTCGCGCGCTTTCTGGATCGCCAGCGCGGCGATCAGGTCGAGCGTCGGCGTCGACAAGCCGGCGGTGCGCGCGAAGGCGGCGGGCGCCCGAACCAGCACGTCGATCTCCATGGCGCGGCCGAGCTCGTAATCCTGGAGCAGCGAAGGCTTGTGATTGGGGGCGGGGCCGCTGCGGGTCACGCGCTTGACCTCGGGGATGAAATGCTGGGCGATGTCGTTGGCCTCGTTCAGCATGCGCGGGATGACCTCGGCGAAAGCGGGGTCGTCGCGCACGCCACGCGCGGTCTGGCCGGTAAGCAGGCACAGCACCGACAGCGACATGTTGGTCAGCAGCTTTGACCAGATCGCCTCGCGAATATCAGCCACCGGCGGCGATTCCAGCCGCGCGTCGTTGAAGACATTGCGCAGCCTGGAGATGCGTTCGCTATGACGGTCGTCGCATTCGCCGATCAGGAGGCGGTTGCGGTCCGGCGTGAGGTTGTGCACGACGCCCGGCGCGGTCACCTCGTTGGAGGAGAAGACGACGCCGCCGATGATCCGTTCCTTCGGGATGCAGGCGCGCAGGCGCCCGCCGGGGTCGAGGAAGGAGATATCCGGTGGCGTCGGATGCCGCGGCGGCAGGCCGATGCCGTACCACCAGGGAATGCCGTTCTGCGCGAACACGATGGCGGTATCGTCCTGCAGCAGCGGCTTGATGCTGGACACCAGCCCGGGCAGTGCGGTCGCCTTCAGCGTCGAGATCACGACGTCCTGTGGGCCGAGCTGGGCCGGATCACCCGACGCGTTCACCTTGGCGCCGACCTCGGAATCGCCGACCCTCAGCTTGAGGCCGCC contains:
- a CDS encoding alpha/beta family hydrolase → MLVETRELKLDIERIGTVSAILRQPGRARACYVLAHGAGADMRHSFMERVAEGLANRGIATFRFNFPYMEKKLGRPDQPAVAHAAIRAAVEEAARLCPESKLVAGGKSFGGRMTSQAQSKSPLPGVRGLAFLGFPLHAAKKPSSERAEHLAGITVPMLFLQGTRDELADLGHLTPVIAQLGAKATLHQVEGGDHSFAVLKKSGRTNDEALTEVLDTLAAWIDQVT
- a CDS encoding ketopantoate reductase family protein; this translates as MRICIFGAGAVGSHIAVRLARAGHDVSCVMRGAHLEAARAGGLKLRVGDSEVGAKVNASGDPAQLGPQDVVISTLKATALPGLVSSIKPLLQDDTAIVFAQNGIPWWYGIGLPPRHPTPPDISFLDPGGRLRACIPKERIIGGVVFSSNEVTAPGVVHNLTPDRNRLLIGECDDRHSERISRLRNVFNDARLESPPVADIREAIWSKLLTNMSLSVLCLLTGQTARGVRDDPAFAEVIPRMLNEANDIAQHFIPEVKRVTRSGPAPNHKPSLLQDYELGRAMEIDVLVRAPAAFARTAGLSTPTLDLIAALAIQKARDKGLYAA